One segment of Pseudodesulfovibrio sp. 5S69 DNA contains the following:
- a CDS encoding ABC transporter permease, translating to MWDFLIPLFAATVQSGTPILYATLGEMMTEKGGVLNLGVEGMMAVSALAAFWASYVTGSPWLGFLAGGCAGMVMASLHAFVCVSCLGNQVVSGLALTILGGGLTHFLGVPYVGLAAPGFDPFNFPLLSQIPVLGDIFFKHDMLVYVSFVIPVLFWFFFKRTSLGLHVAATGEMPAAAAAAGLKPIRLRYFAVIAGGFLVGLGGAYLSLAYTHLWTNGLSGGRGWIAVALVIFAFWRPGRAVAGAYLFGGVMAFQLRLQAAGTHLPSSLLLMLPYLLTILVLILSAWRGRRIDAPAALGTNIEPEG from the coding sequence ATGTGGGATTTCCTCATACCCTTGTTCGCGGCCACGGTGCAGTCCGGCACCCCCATCCTGTACGCCACCTTGGGCGAGATGATGACCGAGAAGGGCGGGGTGCTCAACCTCGGCGTGGAGGGCATGATGGCCGTGTCCGCCCTGGCGGCCTTCTGGGCCAGCTACGTCACCGGCTCGCCGTGGCTCGGCTTCCTGGCGGGCGGCTGTGCCGGGATGGTCATGGCCTCCCTGCATGCCTTTGTCTGCGTCTCCTGCCTGGGCAACCAGGTGGTCTCCGGCCTGGCCCTGACCATCCTGGGCGGGGGCCTGACCCATTTTCTCGGCGTGCCTTACGTCGGCCTGGCCGCTCCCGGTTTCGACCCCTTCAATTTTCCGCTTCTTTCGCAGATACCGGTGCTGGGCGACATCTTCTTCAAACATGACATGCTGGTCTACGTCTCCTTCGTGATCCCGGTCCTATTCTGGTTCTTTTTCAAGCGGACCAGCCTCGGCCTGCACGTAGCGGCCACGGGCGAGATGCCCGCCGCAGCCGCCGCTGCGGGTCTGAAGCCCATCCGGCTTCGCTACTTCGCGGTCATCGCCGGCGGGTTCCTGGTCGGTCTCGGCGGGGCGTACCTGTCCCTGGCCTACACCCACTTGTGGACCAACGGCCTGTCCGGCGGGCGCGGTTGGATCGCGGTGGCCCTGGTCATTTTCGCCTTCTGGCGTCCGGGCCGGGCCGTGGCCGGCGCGTACCTCTTCGGCGGGGTCATGGCCTTCCAGTTGCGGCTCCAGGCCGCAGGAACGCACCTGCCGTCCTCACTGCTGCTCATGCTCCCGTACCTGCTGACCATCCTGGTCCTGATCCTGTCCGCCTGGCGGGGCCGCCGTATCGACGCGCCCGCCGCGCTCGGCACCAACATCGAGCCGGAGGGTTAG
- a CDS encoding ABC transporter permease — MLKIRKRDEPWKWGALVVFLGALLFSLVLSALLLKGQGKDAMYGMTVLWQGSFGNVWSLEDVLLKAIPLFLCSLGVAVAFRMQIWNIGAEGQFALGAIGATWMALAFPDLPRFVLLPLMFIMAFILGGIWALIPAVLKLKLRVNEIISTLMLNYIAILLLDYLVFGVWKDPASFGFPMTPEFTAGAIIPGIAGSRVHWGIVFCVVVGIGLWAFMRFTRLGFELKASGEGARVARYAKIRYGMLVLLVMALSGGFAGWAGCVETSAILNRLQPSLMVGYGYTAIVVAWLARLEPLNIAFASFLLAALRVGVENMQLKLQIPAAFGTIMEGIILLTVLAGQFFLTYKLVRKPRQE, encoded by the coding sequence GTGCTGAAGATCAGAAAAAGAGATGAACCCTGGAAGTGGGGCGCCCTGGTCGTATTCCTGGGCGCCCTGCTCTTTTCCCTCGTGCTCAGCGCCCTGTTGCTCAAGGGCCAGGGCAAGGACGCCATGTACGGCATGACCGTCCTGTGGCAGGGGAGTTTCGGCAACGTCTGGTCCCTGGAGGACGTGCTCCTCAAGGCCATTCCGCTGTTCCTCTGTTCGCTCGGCGTGGCCGTGGCCTTCCGTATGCAGATATGGAACATCGGGGCCGAAGGGCAGTTCGCCCTGGGGGCCATCGGGGCCACCTGGATGGCCCTGGCCTTTCCCGACCTGCCCCGGTTCGTGCTCCTGCCGCTCATGTTCATCATGGCCTTCATTCTGGGAGGCATCTGGGCGCTGATCCCGGCCGTGCTCAAGTTGAAGCTGCGGGTCAACGAGATCATCTCGACATTGATGCTCAACTACATTGCCATCCTGCTCCTGGACTACCTGGTCTTCGGCGTGTGGAAGGACCCGGCGAGCTTCGGCTTTCCCATGACCCCCGAATTCACCGCAGGGGCGATCATCCCCGGCATCGCGGGCAGCCGCGTGCACTGGGGCATCGTCTTCTGCGTGGTCGTGGGCATCGGCCTGTGGGCCTTCATGCGCTTCACCCGGCTCGGTTTCGAATTGAAGGCCAGCGGCGAGGGTGCGCGCGTAGCCCGGTACGCCAAGATCCGCTACGGCATGCTCGTCCTGCTGGTCATGGCGCTGTCCGGCGGGTTCGCGGGTTGGGCCGGGTGCGTGGAGACCTCGGCCATCCTCAACCGGTTGCAGCCTTCCCTCATGGTCGGCTACGGCTACACCGCCATCGTGGTTGCCTGGCTGGCCCGGCTGGAGCCGCTGAACATCGCGTTTGCCTCCTTCCTCCTGGCCGCGCTCCGGGTGGGGGTGGAGAACATGCAGCTCAAATTGCAGATCCCGGCGGCCTTCGGGACCATCATGGAGGGCATCATCCTGCTCACCGTGTTGGCCGGGCAGTTCTTCCTGACCTACAAGCTGGTCCGCAAACCGAGGCAGGAGTAA
- a CDS encoding BMP family ABC transporter substrate-binding protein, translating to MKKLLKLIGLPAALLLALSLFACGEAPQKEKKAEEPAKTEEAQAPAPKEEAKVVKAGFLYVSPVGDAGYSYAHDLGRQAVEALPYATTKYAESVPEGADSERVLRNMAREGMDIIFATSFGYMDPVMKVAKEFPNTKFMHCSGFKKAANVSNYFGRIYQARYLTGLIAGSMTKSNQIGYVAAFPIPEVIRGINAFTIGVREVNPDAKVRVVWTKTWYDPALEKDAAKSLLDAGCDVITQHQDSPAAQEAAQEAGAYAIGYNSDMSSFAPKANLTSAIWNWGPMYVKTIQEVRDGTWKGDQSTWWSMQDGVVDIAPMGSMVPDDVKSMVNAKKAELMAGNDTIFAGPIKNQAGEVVIAEGTSPDDGALLGMDWFVDGVVGTTN from the coding sequence ATGAAGAAACTGCTGAAACTGATTGGTCTGCCCGCGGCCTTGCTGCTGGCGCTGTCCCTTTTCGCCTGCGGTGAAGCCCCGCAGAAGGAGAAGAAGGCCGAAGAACCCGCCAAGACCGAAGAGGCCCAGGCCCCCGCGCCCAAGGAAGAGGCCAAGGTCGTCAAGGCCGGGTTCCTTTATGTCTCCCCGGTGGGCGACGCCGGTTACTCCTACGCCCACGACCTCGGCCGCCAAGCCGTGGAGGCGTTGCCTTACGCCACCACCAAGTACGCCGAGTCGGTGCCCGAGGGCGCGGATTCCGAGCGCGTGCTGCGGAACATGGCCCGCGAAGGGATGGATATCATCTTCGCCACCAGCTTCGGCTACATGGACCCGGTCATGAAGGTCGCCAAGGAATTTCCGAACACCAAGTTCATGCATTGCTCCGGCTTCAAGAAGGCCGCCAACGTGAGCAACTACTTCGGGCGCATCTATCAGGCCCGCTACCTGACCGGGCTGATCGCCGGTTCCATGACCAAGTCCAACCAGATCGGCTACGTGGCCGCCTTCCCGATTCCCGAAGTCATTCGCGGCATCAACGCCTTCACCATCGGCGTGCGCGAGGTGAACCCGGACGCCAAGGTTCGCGTGGTCTGGACCAAGACCTGGTATGACCCGGCGCTGGAAAAGGACGCCGCCAAGTCTCTGCTGGACGCCGGTTGCGACGTCATCACCCAGCATCAGGACTCCCCGGCCGCCCAGGAAGCCGCCCAGGAAGCCGGCGCCTACGCCATCGGCTACAACTCCGACATGTCCTCCTTCGCGCCCAAGGCGAACCTGACCTCCGCCATCTGGAACTGGGGCCCCATGTACGTGAAGACCATCCAGGAAGTCCGCGACGGCACCTGGAAGGGCGACCAGTCCACCTGGTGGTCCATGCAGGACGGCGTGGTCGACATCGCCCCCATGGGTTCCATGGTCCCGGACGACGTCAAGTCCATGGTCAACGCCAAGAAGGCCGAGCTCATGGCCGGTAACGACACCATCTTCGCCGGTCCGATCAAGAACCAGGCCGGTGAAGTGGTCATCGCCGAGGGCACCTCCCCGGACGACGGCGCGCTCCTCGGCATGGACTGGTTCGTCGATGGCGTAGTCGGCACCACCAACTAG
- the gpt gene encoding xanthine phosphoribosyltransferase, which yields MVDKSRYQKMFPVSWEQLHRDCRALSWRLVEKGPWKGILAITRGGLVPAAIIARELDIHLIDTICLSSYDWKDQGEASILKGVDCEGEGWLLIDDLVDTGKTAKIARDMVPKAHFATVYAKPAGRPTVDTFITEVSQDTWILFPWDAGSQFVEPIAQASE from the coding sequence ATGGTTGACAAGAGCCGATACCAGAAGATGTTTCCGGTTTCCTGGGAGCAGTTGCACCGCGATTGCCGAGCCCTGTCCTGGCGGCTGGTGGAAAAAGGGCCCTGGAAGGGCATCCTGGCCATCACCCGCGGCGGGCTGGTACCCGCGGCCATCATCGCCCGCGAACTGGACATTCACCTCATCGACACCATCTGTCTGTCCTCCTACGACTGGAAGGATCAGGGCGAGGCCAGTATCCTCAAGGGCGTGGACTGCGAAGGGGAGGGCTGGCTGCTCATCGACGACCTCGTGGACACGGGCAAGACAGCCAAGATAGCCCGTGACATGGTGCCCAAGGCGCACTTCGCCACGGTCTACGCCAAGCCTGCGGGCCGGCCCACGGTGGACACCTTCATCACCGAGGTCAGCCAGGACACCTGGATACTCTTCCCGTGGGACGCCGGTTCCCAGTTCGTGGAACCGATCGCCCAGGCCTCCGAATAG
- a CDS encoding dihydrolipoyl dehydrogenase family protein — MAEFDYDIGVIGGGAAGLTVASGAAQLGVKTVLIERGPSLGGDCLHTGCVPSKTLIRTAAVYHDMRRAACYGLPEVELPPVDMASVNRRIREVVEAIQAHDSEERFCGLGVKVLFGEARFEDEHVVDCSGERLSARFWILATGSAPAVPPIDGLEDVDYLTNEDLFSLDRLPGSLAVIGGGPIGCEMAQAFARLGTRVTIVQRNCQLLPVEDEDMAEVVRGALEAEGVSVELCTATSGVRRVNGEVEVEFTRTGRSHTVRAEKLLVAAGRRPRVDGLGLGNCGVELAGRGVKVDARLRTSQEHIFACGDVLGRYLFTHAAGYEGSIVLSNAVFRLPRKADYARLPWCTYTDPELASVGLNEKRAVDAGVEYSVWEELFADNDRARAEGRIDGKVKLILDHREKPLGAQIVGRHAGELAGVWTTALNGGVGLSKIASMVMPYPTLAEINKRVAGRVLSTKLFSPKVRKTLSFLFDYKGRACTLD, encoded by the coding sequence ATGGCTGAATTCGACTATGACATCGGCGTGATCGGCGGCGGGGCGGCCGGGCTGACCGTGGCCTCCGGGGCCGCCCAACTCGGGGTGAAGACCGTGCTCATCGAGCGAGGGCCCTCGCTTGGCGGGGACTGCCTGCACACCGGCTGCGTGCCGAGCAAGACCCTCATCCGCACGGCCGCGGTCTATCACGACATGCGCCGCGCGGCCTGCTACGGCTTGCCCGAGGTGGAACTGCCGCCCGTGGACATGGCCTCGGTCAACCGACGCATCCGGGAGGTCGTCGAGGCCATCCAGGCGCACGACTCCGAGGAGCGGTTTTGCGGACTGGGCGTCAAGGTCCTGTTCGGGGAGGCACGTTTCGAGGACGAGCACGTGGTCGACTGCTCGGGCGAGCGTCTGTCCGCCCGATTCTGGATCCTGGCCACGGGGTCGGCCCCGGCCGTGCCGCCCATCGACGGGCTTGAGGACGTGGACTACCTGACCAACGAGGATCTCTTCAGCCTGGACAGGCTGCCTGGCTCCCTGGCCGTCATCGGCGGCGGGCCTATCGGCTGCGAGATGGCCCAGGCGTTTGCCCGCCTCGGGACCAGGGTGACCATCGTGCAGCGCAACTGCCAACTGCTCCCGGTGGAGGACGAGGACATGGCCGAAGTGGTCCGGGGGGCACTTGAGGCGGAGGGTGTGAGCGTGGAGCTGTGCACGGCGACCAGCGGTGTGCGCCGGGTGAACGGCGAGGTGGAGGTCGAATTTACCCGAACGGGGAGAAGCCACACGGTCCGGGCCGAGAAGCTGCTCGTGGCCGCCGGACGCAGGCCGCGCGTGGACGGACTCGGGCTCGGCAACTGCGGGGTAGAGCTGGCCGGGCGCGGGGTCAAGGTGGACGCCCGCCTGCGGACCAGCCAAGAACACATTTTCGCCTGCGGCGACGTACTCGGCCGGTACCTGTTCACGCACGCCGCCGGATACGAAGGGTCCATCGTCCTGTCTAACGCGGTCTTCCGGCTGCCGCGCAAGGCGGATTACGCGAGGCTGCCCTGGTGTACCTACACCGACCCGGAACTGGCCAGCGTGGGCCTGAACGAGAAGCGTGCCGTGGACGCGGGCGTGGAGTACTCGGTCTGGGAGGAGCTCTTCGCGGACAACGACCGCGCCCGGGCCGAAGGGCGGATTGACGGCAAGGTCAAGCTTATCCTCGACCACAGGGAGAAGCCGCTGGGCGCGCAGATCGTCGGGCGCCATGCCGGCGAATTGGCCGGGGTGTGGACCACAGCCCTGAACGGCGGGGTAGGGCTGTCCAAGATAGCCTCGATGGTCATGCCGTACCCCACGCTGGCGGAGATCAACAAACGGGTGGCGGGCCGGGTCCTGTCCACCAAGCTGTTCTCTCCCAAGGTTCGCAAGACGCTCTCGTTCCTCTTTGATTACAAAGGCAGGGCCTGCACCCTTGATTAA
- a CDS encoding TVP38/TMEM64 family protein — protein sequence MSRGAAKKLLVAACLAGLVAAYFIFDLGRFFSLDYLRQSREQFGALYEAHAFLVLGAYFFLYVTVAALGLPAAAALTLAGGALFGLWVGLVVVSLASTLGACLAFLLSRYVLRDSVRRRFGDKLVRIDRGVEEEGTFYLFTLRLIPIFPFFVVNALMGLTPMRLFTYAWVSQAGMLPGTAVYVNAGRELGRLDSLSGLLSPSLILSFAVLGLFPLMVKKTLGWYRKRRNHG from the coding sequence ATGAGCCGGGGGGCGGCCAAAAAACTCCTTGTCGCGGCCTGCCTGGCCGGGCTGGTGGCCGCCTATTTTATCTTCGACCTCGGCCGGTTCTTTTCCCTGGACTACCTCAGGCAGTCACGCGAACAGTTCGGGGCCCTCTACGAGGCGCACGCCTTTCTTGTGCTCGGCGCGTATTTCTTCTTATATGTGACCGTGGCCGCCCTGGGTTTGCCCGCTGCCGCCGCGCTCACCCTGGCGGGCGGGGCGCTCTTCGGCTTGTGGGTCGGGCTGGTCGTGGTCTCGCTGGCCAGCACCCTGGGCGCGTGCCTGGCCTTCCTGCTGTCGCGCTACGTGTTGCGGGATTCGGTCCGGCGGCGGTTCGGCGACAAGCTCGTGCGCATCGACCGGGGCGTGGAGGAGGAGGGAACCTTTTATCTCTTCACCCTGCGGCTCATCCCGATTTTTCCTTTTTTCGTGGTCAACGCGCTTATGGGCCTGACGCCCATGCGCCTGTTCACCTACGCCTGGGTTTCCCAGGCGGGCATGCTGCCGGGAACGGCGGTCTACGTCAACGCGGGCAGGGAGCTGGGGCGGCTCGACTCCCTGTCCGGGCTGCTCTCCCCGAGCCTGATCCTGTCCTTCGCCGTGCTGGGGCTCTTCCCCCTGATGGTGAAGAAGACGCTCGGCTGGTACCGGAAGCGGAGGAACCATGGCTGA
- a CDS encoding glucokinase, with product MVKILAADIGGTNSRFALFEARGTGLEMLDSIWLQTHGARTFPELVEQLWDSDFPVRPGTFDAAVLAPAGAVYHGVTCPHLPNAPWGMDLREVDFGTSAVRLINDFSAQAYACRTAAVDDALAIQIGEPVEGETIGVIGAGTGLGYSALLRSGDKWVALPSEGGHMAFPFVGLDEVEYAEFNRIESGRNWPEGDSVVTGLGLRLVHRFLTGEDLAPKEISAKLMPDSETTKWYARFYARACRNWAIGLMTTGGLFIAGGVAAKNPMFVQVPEFMEEFHNSHVYQDFLHTVPVKLNANEASGLFGAAFYGAQMLAGRSEGA from the coding sequence ATGGTCAAGATTCTGGCCGCCGACATCGGCGGCACCAACAGTCGGTTCGCCTTGTTCGAGGCGCGGGGCACGGGCCTCGAAATGCTGGATTCCATCTGGCTGCAAACCCACGGGGCGCGGACGTTCCCGGAACTCGTCGAACAGCTCTGGGACAGTGATTTCCCGGTCCGTCCGGGCACGTTCGACGCGGCTGTTCTGGCCCCGGCCGGGGCCGTGTATCACGGCGTGACCTGTCCGCACCTGCCCAACGCGCCGTGGGGCATGGACCTGCGCGAGGTGGACTTCGGTACGTCCGCCGTGCGGCTGATCAACGATTTTTCGGCCCAGGCCTATGCCTGCCGCACTGCGGCCGTGGACGACGCCCTGGCTATCCAGATCGGGGAGCCGGTGGAGGGCGAGACCATCGGCGTCATCGGGGCCGGGACCGGGCTCGGCTATTCCGCGCTGCTCCGGAGCGGCGACAAGTGGGTTGCCCTGCCGTCCGAAGGCGGACACATGGCCTTTCCCTTTGTCGGCCTGGATGAGGTCGAATACGCGGAGTTCAACCGCATCGAGAGCGGACGCAACTGGCCGGAGGGAGACTCCGTGGTCACCGGGCTGGGGTTGCGGCTCGTGCACCGCTTTTTGACCGGCGAGGACCTGGCCCCCAAGGAGATTTCGGCCAAACTGATGCCGGACAGCGAGACCACCAAGTGGTACGCCCGGTTCTACGCCAGGGCGTGCCGCAACTGGGCCATCGGGCTGATGACCACCGGCGGCCTGTTCATCGCGGGCGGGGTGGCGGCCAAGAACCCCATGTTTGTGCAGGTGCCAGAGTTCATGGAAGAATTTCATAATTCCCATGTGTACCAGGATTTCCTGCACACGGTGCCGGTCAAGCTCAACGCCAACGAGGCGAGCGGACTGTTCGGCGCGGCCTTTTACGGCGCGCAGATGCTCGCGGGTCGCAGCGAGGGCGCATGA
- a CDS encoding motility protein A encodes MGRKNLIGIVLSLTIFTGSFMLTGAAGAYFNLAAFLVVISGLTAAMLISYPVGHVKNAFAVAKNVYANGRTTAEEIVNTLLDLSVKSKVDGVLSLERSANKATSSFMKSGLCLLVDNYKEDEIRECLNAEMAFFNLRRQQSERFFLTLARTAPAFGVAGSVIGLIGLLMGINDTAVILKNIPVAFISTLYGLILSHLVFSPIAENINYSTRAELLNQKLVMEGIVAISKEQNSYKLERKLASFLSPAEREGKTETLRRITRKYVQRKRQPVELADMAGPAASGEGGLEKATEAA; translated from the coding sequence ATGGGCAGAAAGAATCTTATCGGCATCGTTTTGAGCCTGACCATTTTCACCGGCAGCTTCATGCTTACCGGTGCGGCCGGGGCCTATTTCAATTTGGCGGCCTTCCTGGTCGTCATATCCGGTCTGACGGCGGCCATGCTCATCAGCTACCCGGTGGGGCACGTCAAGAACGCCTTTGCCGTGGCCAAGAACGTCTACGCCAACGGGCGGACAACGGCGGAGGAGATCGTCAACACTCTGCTCGACCTGTCGGTCAAGTCCAAGGTGGACGGTGTGCTCTCGCTTGAGCGTTCGGCCAACAAGGCGACCAGTTCCTTCATGAAGAGCGGGTTGTGCCTGTTGGTGGACAACTACAAGGAGGATGAGATCCGCGAGTGCCTGAACGCGGAGATGGCTTTCTTCAACCTGCGCCGCCAGCAGAGCGAGCGGTTCTTCCTGACCCTGGCCCGCACGGCTCCGGCCTTCGGCGTGGCCGGTTCGGTCATCGGACTTATCGGCCTGCTCATGGGCATCAACGATACCGCCGTGATCCTCAAAAACATTCCGGTGGCCTTTATCTCGACCCTGTACGGGCTGATCCTGTCCCACCTGGTGTTTTCGCCCATTGCCGAAAACATCAATTATTCCACACGAGCAGAACTGCTTAACCAGAAGCTGGTCATGGAGGGCATCGTGGCCATCAGCAAAGAGCAGAACTCCTACAAGCTTGAGCGCAAGCTCGCTTCGTTCCTTTCTCCGGCCGAGCGCGAGGGCAAAACCGAGACTCTCAGACGCATCACCCGCAAGTACGTGCAGCGCAAGCGGCAGCCCGTGGAACTCGCCGACATGGCGGGCCCGGCGGCGTCCGGGGAGGGCGGCCTGGAAAAGGCCACCGAGGCGGCCTGA
- a CDS encoding OmpA/MotB family protein — MQKPDMKFDQGFASFDQMEGADTARGANDWAVPWSDLMMIMFVLFAVLFIYASTRQDVKILFSNQSAEKAQSASALDPLLGLIGQIASRTATGGSQDVVRVAENEVLYRSRTNGITVVREAQGRVRVTLRGDLFFDGSSGLLKPESAAYLDEIGNLVRLSVGLVHVIGFVDQSEAQGAQSFTLSSERAAGVAEQLINRLGIDPKRLVVTGRGAYQPELPDTSAANQAQNRRVEIVIANNS; from the coding sequence ATGCAGAAACCGGATATGAAATTCGACCAGGGATTCGCCTCGTTTGACCAGATGGAAGGGGCGGACACAGCCCGCGGCGCCAATGACTGGGCCGTGCCGTGGTCCGACCTGATGATGATCATGTTCGTGCTCTTCGCCGTGCTGTTCATCTATGCCAGCACCCGGCAGGACGTGAAGATTCTGTTCAGCAACCAGTCCGCCGAAAAGGCCCAGTCGGCCAGCGCGCTCGACCCGCTTCTCGGGCTCATCGGTCAGATCGCCAGCCGGACCGCCACCGGCGGCTCCCAGGACGTGGTCCGCGTGGCCGAGAACGAGGTCCTGTACCGTTCCCGGACCAACGGCATCACTGTGGTGCGCGAGGCCCAGGGCCGGGTCCGGGTGACCCTGCGCGGCGACCTGTTTTTCGACGGCAGTTCCGGGTTGCTCAAGCCCGAGTCCGCTGCCTACCTCGATGAGATCGGGAACCTGGTCCGGCTGAGCGTGGGGCTGGTCCATGTCATCGGATTCGTGGATCAGAGCGAGGCTCAGGGGGCGCAGAGCTTCACCCTGTCGTCCGAGCGGGCGGCGGGCGTGGCCGAGCAACTTATCAACCGGCTCGGGATCGACCCCAAGCGGCTGGTGGTCACCGGACGCGGGGCGTATCAGCCCGAGCTGCCCGACACCTCGGCGGCCAACCAGGCCCAAAACCGGCGCGTCGAAATCGTCATTGCCAACAATAGCTGA
- a CDS encoding Maf family protein, whose amino-acid sequence MKKGPFRNRSPIVLASGSPRRRELLSDLGLTFDVHPSPLEEPLPEPDESPAAYVLRMAELKTLDVAARFRGATIIGADTAVVLGSRIMGKPQSKLDALEMLTTLSGATHQVVSGFCVVLPDGKTLSEAVSTDVDMRESTEGELMSYIETGEPEDKAGAYAIQGMGTFLVTAIRGSYTNVVGLPVARVLEVLVSWGVIVPRQG is encoded by the coding sequence ATGAAAAAAGGCCCCTTCCGCAACCGCTCCCCCATTGTCCTGGCCTCGGGCTCCCCCCGCAGGCGCGAACTGTTGTCCGACCTCGGGTTGACCTTCGACGTACACCCGAGCCCGCTTGAGGAACCTCTGCCCGAACCGGACGAATCCCCCGCCGCCTATGTCCTGCGCATGGCCGAACTGAAAACCCTGGACGTGGCAGCCCGCTTCCGGGGGGCGACGATCATCGGCGCGGATACGGCTGTGGTCCTGGGCAGCCGGATCATGGGCAAGCCGCAGTCCAAGCTCGACGCCCTGGAGATGCTGACCACCCTGTCCGGCGCGACCCACCAGGTCGTCAGCGGATTCTGCGTGGTCCTGCCCGACGGCAAGACCCTGTCCGAGGCCGTGAGCACGGACGTGGACATGCGCGAATCCACCGAGGGGGAGCTGATGAGCTACATCGAGACGGGCGAACCCGAGGACAAGGCCGGAGCCTACGCCATCCAGGGAATGGGCACCTTCCTGGTCACGGCCATACGCGGCTCCTACACCAACGTGGTCGGCCTGCCTGTGGCGAGAGTGCTGGAAGTTTTAGTATCTTGGGGTGTCATCGTTCCAAGACAAGGCTGA
- a CDS encoding GFA family protein, producing the protein MKYTGACLCGKVAFEVEGDFDHFYLCHCERCRKDTGSSHAANLFSSTAKLRWLSGEEEVRTFNFNSTGHIKSFCSICGSALPNIQMDGTLLVVPAGSLDSDIPMRADGHIFIANKANWDFELESLPTFDRLPGEDEGATKG; encoded by the coding sequence ATGAAATATACAGGAGCATGCCTGTGCGGCAAGGTCGCCTTTGAGGTGGAAGGAGATTTTGATCATTTTTACCTTTGTCATTGCGAACGATGCCGTAAAGACACCGGGTCCTCCCATGCCGCGAATTTGTTTTCCTCCACAGCCAAGTTGAGATGGCTGTCTGGGGAAGAAGAAGTACGGACATTCAACTTCAATTCAACAGGGCATATCAAGAGTTTTTGCAGCATTTGCGGTTCGGCTCTTCCTAATATTCAAATGGATGGAACCCTTCTTGTCGTTCCAGCGGGCAGCCTCGACAGTGATATACCAATGAGAGCGGATGGCCACATTTTTATCGCCAATAAAGCCAACTGGGATTTTGAACTGGAGAGTTTACCTACATTCGACCGGCTCCCCGGAGAAGATGAAGGGGCAACAAAAGGATAG
- a CDS encoding DinB family protein — protein MIETSEQTVKAILQALEGSMTIFPNLVRSIPADALDIKRGEGFWTLHEHAAHLADVQPMGLERMRRILTEDVPEFMPFIPAQEEAAEVPPLPSVEKIIADFTAARGQQLKMLKKASPDDWKRTAIHPEYEQYGLFIFVRHILMHDHWHMYRMEELWLTRDDYLSRLEG, from the coding sequence ATGATCGAAACTTCGGAACAGACCGTCAAAGCCATTCTCCAGGCCCTCGAAGGGTCAATGACCATATTCCCCAACCTGGTCCGGTCCATTCCGGCCGACGCGTTGGACATCAAGCGTGGTGAAGGATTCTGGACCCTGCACGAACACGCCGCCCATTTGGCCGACGTCCAGCCCATGGGGCTGGAGAGGATGCGGCGCATCCTGACCGAGGACGTGCCGGAATTCATGCCGTTCATTCCGGCCCAGGAAGAAGCTGCCGAAGTTCCTCCCCTGCCCTCGGTGGAGAAGATCATCGCCGACTTCACGGCCGCGCGCGGACAACAGCTCAAGATGCTGAAAAAAGCCTCCCCGGACGACTGGAAACGGACCGCTATTCATCCCGAATACGAGCAATACGGCTTGTTTATCTTCGTCCGGCACATCCTCATGCACGACCACTGGCACATGTACCGGATGGAGGAGTTGTGGCTGACCAGAGATGACTACCTGTCCCGGCTCGAGGGCTAG
- a CDS encoding GNAT family N-acetyltransferase, whose protein sequence is MDLRIQSDCKGVDWQEVSNILKRVGMAHYAPEVHAKAFGASHTTVFVHDGDRLVGFGRAISDGAYQAALYDCAVLPEYQGNGIGGSIMHAILDGVGDCNVILYAAPGKEGFYRKQGFSLMKTGMARFVGTDIMREKGFIE, encoded by the coding sequence ATGGATTTACGAATACAAAGCGACTGCAAGGGCGTCGACTGGCAGGAAGTGTCCAACATTCTGAAACGGGTCGGCATGGCTCATTACGCGCCCGAGGTGCACGCCAAGGCATTCGGTGCGAGCCACACCACCGTGTTCGTCCATGACGGAGACAGGCTGGTCGGCTTCGGCCGGGCCATCTCCGACGGGGCGTATCAGGCGGCGCTCTACGACTGCGCCGTGCTCCCTGAATACCAGGGAAACGGGATCGGGGGCTCGATCATGCACGCCATCCTCGACGGCGTAGGTGACTGCAACGTCATCCTGTATGCTGCGCCCGGCAAGGAAGGCTTCTACCGGAAGCAGGGGTTCAGCCTGATGAAGACGGGCATGGCCCGGTTCGTCGGGACCGACATCATGCGGGAAAAGGGCTTCATCGAATAG